The Salvia miltiorrhiza cultivar Shanhuang (shh) chromosome 1, IMPLAD_Smil_shh, whole genome shotgun sequence genome has a window encoding:
- the LOC131020995 gene encoding 60S acidic ribosomal protein P2A-like, whose product MKVVAAYLLAVLGGNASPSAEDVKGILSSVGADCDEERIELLLSQVAGKDITELIAAGREKLASVPAGGGAVAVSASPSGAGGGAAPAAAEAKKEEKVEEKEESDDDMGFGLFD is encoded by the exons aTGAAGGTTGTCGCGGCTTACTTGTTGGCGGTTCTGGGTGGGAACGCCAGTCCCTCCGCCGAGGATGTAAAGGGCATTTTGAGCTCAG ttggggCTGATTGTGACGAGGAAAGAATTGAGTTGCTGTTGTCTCAAGTTGCTGGAAAGGATATTACTGAGTTGATTGCTGCCGGGAGGGAAAAATTGGCTTCAGTACCAGCCGGTGGTGGTGCGGTTGCTGTTTCTGCTTCTCCCAGTGGCGCAGGAGGTGGTGCTGCACCTGCTGCTGCTGAGGCGAAGAAAGAAGAGAAAGTTGAAGAGAAAGAAGAGTCTGACGAT GACATGGGCTTCGGTCTGTTTGACTAG
- the LOC131020971 gene encoding uncharacterized protein LOC131020971 isoform X1 — protein MDVDSKPGMEETILVGDDLMMGPPSPVIPPEIASHVLEGVNLCDGILRNLFLCLQINDIEPFCQDEIALYKQCAERRDKELRQRLQDSERKLGMSMPLNLANERSSQLEAEATQLERRLILASGVEGMEGFRQRWSLHGRLTDTKKRLEALKLGMDSRKKDEPVGDSSAKKKRWFFW, from the exons ATGGATG TTGATTCGAAGCCTGGCATGGAGGAAACTATACTGGTGGGTGATGATCTGATGATGGGGCCGCCTTCACCGGTGATTCCACCGGAGATAGCATCACATGTGCTCGAGGGAGTTAATCTCTGTGATGGGATTTTGCGAAATTTGTTCCTAT GTCTGCAAATTAATGACATTGAGCCGTTCTGTCAAGATGAGATTGCATTGTATAAGCAATGTGCTGAGAGGAGG GATAAGGAACTTAGGCAGAGGCTGCAAGATAGTGAGCGGAAATTAGGGATGTCTATGCCTTTGAATCTAGCAAACGAAAGATCTAGTCAGCTGGAGGCAGAAGCAACTCAATTGGAGAG ACGCTTGATTTTGGCAAGTGGAGTCGAAGGCATGGAAGGGTTTAGGCAAAGATGGAGTCTACACGGTCGCCTTACTGATACAAA GAAGCGGCTGGAAGCCCTGAAGCTAGGGATGGATAgtagaaagaaagatgaacccgTTGGAGACTCGAGTGCGAAGAAGAAGAGATGGTTCTTCTGGTGA
- the LOC131020971 gene encoding uncharacterized protein LOC131020971 isoform X2, protein MCSRELISVMGFCEICSYVCKLMTLSRSVKMRLHCISNVLRGGWVLDKELRQRLQDSERKLGMSMPLNLANERSSQLEAEATQLERRLILASGVEGMEGFRQRWSLHGRLTDTKKRLEALKLGMDSRKKDEPVGDSSAKKKRWFFW, encoded by the exons ATGTGCTCGAGGGAGTTAATCTCTGTGATGGGATTTTGCGAAATTTGTTCCTAT GTCTGCAAATTAATGACATTGAGCCGTTCTGTCAAGATGAGATTGCATTGTATAAGCAATGTGCTGAGAGGAGGGTGGGTTTTG GATAAGGAACTTAGGCAGAGGCTGCAAGATAGTGAGCGGAAATTAGGGATGTCTATGCCTTTGAATCTAGCAAACGAAAGATCTAGTCAGCTGGAGGCAGAAGCAACTCAATTGGAGAG ACGCTTGATTTTGGCAAGTGGAGTCGAAGGCATGGAAGGGTTTAGGCAAAGATGGAGTCTACACGGTCGCCTTACTGATACAAA GAAGCGGCTGGAAGCCCTGAAGCTAGGGATGGATAgtagaaagaaagatgaacccgTTGGAGACTCGAGTGCGAAGAAGAAGAGATGGTTCTTCTGGTGA
- the LOC131020961 gene encoding LOW QUALITY PROTEIN: flagellar radial spoke protein 5 (The sequence of the model RefSeq protein was modified relative to this genomic sequence to represent the inferred CDS: deleted 1 base in 1 codon), whose product MQGAQRHVADQRRMGRIDRDDAVEAMLRYADAGLSTFDMADHYGPAEDLYGIFINRVRRERPPEYLENVRGLTKWVPPPVKMTSSFVRESINVSRKRMDVASLDMLQFHWWDYSNLGYLDALKHLTDLKEEGKIKTVALTNFDTVRLEKILENEIPVVSNQVQHSIVDMRPQQKMAELCQLTGVKLITYGTVMGGLLSEKFLDTNLTIPFAGPPLNTPSLQKYKRMVDAWGGWGLFQGLLQTLKRVATKHGVSISTVAVRYILDQAAVAGSMVGVRLGLAEHIKDNNAIFSLVLDDEDVSSILQVTQKGKDLMKIIGDCGDEYRRI is encoded by the exons ATGCAGGGTGCTCAACGGCATGTGGCAGACCAGCGGCGGATG GGCAGAATCGACCGCGACGACGCCGTCGAGGCGATGCTTCGCTACGCCGACGCCGGCCTCTCCACCTTCGACATGGCTGACCACT ATGGACCTGCAGAGGATCTTTATGGTATTTTCATAAATAGAGTACGTAGAGAGCGCCCGCCAGAGTACCTTGAAAATGTTAGGGG CCTTACTAAATGGGTGCCTCCACCGGTGAAGATGACTAGTAGCTTTGTTCGGGAGAGCATTAACGTTTCACGAAAGAGAATGGATGTTGCCTCTCTTGACATGCTTCAGTTTCACTG GTGGGACTATTCTAATCTTGGTTACCTCGATGCTCTTAAACACCTCACGGACTTGAAGGAAGAAG GTAAGATAAAGACGGTTGCTTTGACCAACTTTGATACGGTGAGGCTTGAAAAGATCCTGGAAAACGAGATCCCCGTTGTGAGCAACCAA GTACAGCATTCGATTGTTGACATGCGTCCTCAACAGAAGATGGCCGAGCTCTGTCAGCTCACTGGAGTAAAGCTTATAAc GTATGGCACGGTGATGGGTGGACTACTATCGGAGAAGTTCCTCGACACCAATTTAACGATCCCTTTCGCCGGCCCTCCACTGAATACTCCCTCACTGCAGAAATACAAACGG ATGGTTGATGCTTGGGGAGGATGGGGTCTCTTCCAAGGTTTGCTGCAGACCTTGAAAAGAGTGGCGACAAAGCACGGGGTTTCGATTTCAACGGTGGCCGTGAGATACATTCTGGATCAGGCGGCCGTAGCAGGATCTATGGTCGGAGTTAGGCTTGGTCTGGCCGAGCACATCAAAGATAACAATGCTATCTTCTCACTTGTTCTTGATGATGAGGATGTTAGTAGCATACTACAAGTCACGCAGAAAGGCAAAGATCTCATGAAAATCATCGGCGACTGTGGTGATGAATATAGGCGTATCTAA